Within Bacillus sp. Marseille-Q1617, the genomic segment AGCGATATTCCTTGAAACGCCAACCAATCCATTAATGAATGAAACAAGTATTTCAACGGTGTCTACCATCGCTAAGGATAACGAGATATTACTGATTGTGGATAACACCTTTTACACACCAATCCTTCAAAAGCCCATTGCAGAAGGTGCTGATATAGTCGTTCACAGTGCTACAAAGTATCTAGGCGGCCACAATGACGTACTTGCCGGTGCTGTCATCGTCAGAAACAAAGAATTGGGAGAGAAACTCTATACCATTCAGAATTCGATCGGTGCCGTTCTTTCACCCTTTGATTGCTGGCTGTTACTCCGCGGCATGAAAACATTAGGCCTGCGGATGGCCCAGCATGAAAAAAATGCAAATGAGGTTGCAGAGTATTTAACGAATCATGACTGCGTGACGGATGTCCTTTATACCGGAAGAGGCGGGATGCTTTCTTTTCGCATTTCTAGGGAGGAATGGGTCGGTCCTTTTCTTGAGAAATTAGACATCATTACATTCGCGGAAAGTCTTGGCGGTGTTGAAAGCTTCATTACGTATCCTGCAACCCAGACCCATGCTGATATTCCTGAATGTGAAAGGAATACACTCGGCATATGTAATCGTCTCTTGAGATTTTCGGTCGGTATTGAAAATGTAGATGATATCATTTCAGATTTGGAGAATGTTTTTAATCAATTAAGAGGAGAGGTGCTTATACATGAGTGAAAAAACGTACTCACAGCAAACTTCCCTGCTTCATTCTCACGGATATGATGCCCATACAGGTGCTGTTTCTACACCGCTCTATCACGCAACCACTTTTCATCAGAGCGATTTTGACCAATATGGATCCTATGATTACAGCAGGTCGGGAAATCCAACCAGGGAAGCATTGGAAGAGACGATTGCAGAACTTGAAGGCGGCGTAGAAGGGTTTGCTTTTTCTTCAGGCATGGCAGCCATTTCTACGAGTTTCCTTATGCTTTCGCATGGGGATCATGTCCTCATTTCTGAAGAAGTATATGGGGGTACTTATCGATTGATCACAGAGGTATTGAACCGATTTGGCATTCAGTATTCCTTTGTGGATATGAGGGATCTTCATGAGGTCGCCCGTTCAATCAAACCAAATACAAAAGTGATTTACATTGAAACACCTTCGAACCCTTTACTTAACATTACAGATATTGAAGGGGTCGTAAAATTGGCAAAAGCCAATAACTGTCTGACCTTTCTCGATAATACGTTTATGACTCCTCTGCTGCAAAAGCCTTTATCACTTGGAGTAGATGTGGTCTTACACAGTGCAACCAAGTTTCTGGCAGGTCACAGTGATGTACTCGCCGGAATAGCAGTGACCGGAAATGAAAAAATCGCCCAGAAGTTATCATTCTTACAAAATTCATTTGGTGCTGTACTGGGACCTCAAGACAGCTGGCTATTGCTGAGAGGCCTTAAAACATTGCATGTACGCCTTAAGCAGTCATCCGAAAGTGCCTATAAGATCGCCCGCTTCCTTGAAACGAGGGATGAAGTGGAAGAAGTATATTACCCGGGACTGAGCTATCATAAAGGCCATGAAATCCATGTTCGCCAGGCAAAAGGACCTGGTGCTGTCTTATCCTTCCGCTTAAAAGGTGAAGAAGAAGTCAGGAAATTGACAAAACAAGTAGATATCCCTGTATTTGCTGTAAGCTTAGGTGCAGTTGAATCCATCCTTTCATATCCTGCAAAAATGTCTCATGCATCCATGCCTGAAAAGGAAAGAGTGAGAAGGGGGATCACATCTGGCCTGCTGAGGTTATCAGTTGGATTGGAGAACACAGATGAATTGATTAAGGACCTTGAACAGGGGTTGAATTCTCTGAAAGAAGTACCAATAAAGAAAGTCATCAATTTATAACAGAGAATGAAAGAGAAGGAGGGATCGTGTGAAACCGCTCATACAATCTTTGAAAGAAAGAATTTTGATAGCAGACGGAGCAATGGGGACTCTGTTGTATTCATACGGGGTGGATCGATGCTTCGAGGAGTTGAACCTTTCACACCCTAATGAAGTATTGAAAGTCCACAGAGATTATATAGAAGCTGGAGCGGATATCATCCAGACCAATACGTACGGTGCCAATTACGAAAAACTTTCCCGGTATGGGCTGGAGGATTCTGTGAAAGAAATCAATACCGCAGCTGCAAGGCTCGCTAAAAAGGCGGCTGGGGATCACACCTATGTAATAGGGACCATTGGTGGAATCAGGGCGATCAAGCAAAATATTTCACTCGAGGAAATCAAAAGAAGCTTCCGGGAACAGCTGTACTGTTTGCTTCTTGAAGGTGTTGATGGAATCCTCCTTGAAACGTACTACGACTTTGAGGAATTGACGACAGTCCTGAAGATTGCAAAGCGGGAAACAGATCTTCCCGTCATTGCACAGGTATCGCTGCATGAAACAGGAGTTCTTCAAAATGGCATGAAGATAAAAGAAGCTCTTCATCAGCTGGAATTGCTGGGTGCAGATGTTGTAGGGATCAATTGCAGAATGGGTCCATATCACATGGTTTCTTCACTTGAAGAAGTGCCGGTTCCCAAGAGCTCCTTTCTATCCGTTTATCCTAATGCGAGTCTGCCGAACTATGAAGAGGGAAGATTCTATTATTCTGCTGAACCGGAGTATTTCGGGGATATCAGCAATGAACTCCGCGAACAAGGGGCCAGAATCATAGGAGGATGCTGCGGGACGACCCCTGAGCATATCCGGGCTGTGTCAAAAAAATTAAAAAGCAGGGTGCCTGTGACTGAAAAGAAAGTGAAGACAAAAAAGTCGGTGCAGCTTTCATCCCAGCCTCCAAAAGAGAGGCTCCTGCATCATCAAGTGAAAGAAAAGAAGACGGTAATCGTCGAACTGGACCCGCCCAAGCACCTTGATACAGATTTGTTCTTTAAGGGTGCTCAAGCTTTAAAGGAAGAGGGGATTGATGCATTGACCCTTGCTGATAATCCATTGGCATCTCCGAGGGTCAGTAATGACGCGATCGGGACAATGGTAAAGGAACGATATGATCTTACTCCATTGGTTCACATCACTTGCCGTGACCGTAATTTAATCGGTCTACAATCACATTTGATGGGACTCCATACCCTGGGGATCCACAATATTTTAGCTATTACAGGTGATCCCGCCAAGATAGGGGATTTCCCGGGAGCGGCTTCTGTTTACGATCTCTCAAGTCTGGAACTGATTGAATTAATCAAACAAAATAATGAAGGAATATCATTCTCCGGCAAGTCACTCAGGCAAAAGACTCAGTTCTCAGTAGGTGCTGCATACAATCCGAACTTCAGGCATATGGATGCTTCGGTAAAACGCCTCGAGAGAAAAATAAAGGCTGGAGCTGATTACTTCATTTCTCAGCCTATATTTGGAGTCGAAGAAATGTTCCAAGTATACGAAGCTACGAAGCATTTAGATACGCCAATTTTCATTGGGATCATGCCTTTACTGAGTTCGAGAAATGCAGAGTTTCTTCACCATGAAGTACCCGGCATCAAAGTACCGGAGGAAACAAGAAACAGAATGAAGGATGCAGGTTCAGACCCCGTCCACACAAGGGCAGTCGGAATGCAGATTGCAAAGGAATCATTGGACACCGCACTTGAATTGTTTAACGGTATCTATCTGATTACTCCTTTTGTCCGTTATGATATGAGTATTGAATTGCTACGGTATATGAAAGAAAAAGCAGTGATAGAAAAGGAGGTTCCTTATGGCCGGCACATTATTTGAACAGCAGCTTAGAAAGAAAATACTCGTCCTCGACGGGGCGATGGGAACAATGCTTCAGGAAGCAGGTTTATCCCCGGAAGATTTCGGTGGTGAGGAATTGGACGGGTGCAACGAACACCTTGTCCTGACCGCTCCAGATGTCATTTACAACATACACAGGGAATATCTGCTGGCAGGAGCGGATGTGATTGAAACGAATACATTCGGGGGCACCCCCGTTGTACTGGATGAATACGAAATAGGATCGAAAGCCTATGAAATAAATAGAACAGCAGCTGAAATAGCCAAACAAGCGGCAAATTCCTTCTCGACAGCCGAGCGGCCAAGATTTGTAGCAGGCTCTATGGGACCGACAACGAAAACGCTATCGGTAACCGGGGGAATCAGTTTCGATGAATTATCGGAGAACTACCGTATTCAGGCAAAGGGACTTCTGGATGGCGGAGTGGACGTTCTATTACTCGAGACCAGCCAGGATGCTCTGAATGTGAAAGCAGCTAACCTTGGTATACGGGCAGCATGCGAAGAAAGCGGAAGGGAGGTTCCCATCCTTCTATCGGGAACCATTGAACCGATGGGTACGACATTGGCGGGGCAGAATATAGAAGCATTTTATTTGTCGCTGGAACATCTGAATCCACTGGTGGTCGGATTGAATTGTGCGACTGGACCTGAATTTATGAGGGACCATCTTAGATCTCTTTCAGATTTAGCGACAACGTATGTGAGCTGTTATCCAAATGCCGGCCTGCCCGATGAGGAAGGGAATTATAATGAAACGCCGGAATCCCTTAGTCTTAAAATGAGGGGATTTCTTGAGAAAGGCTGGCTGAACCTTGTAGGTGGATGCTGCGGTACCTCACCAGAACACATTCGGGCTTTATCAGACTTGGCAAAAGAATTTCAGCCAAGGATTCCGAATGAAGCACATGCCCATGCCGTCTCAGGCATCGAACCATTTTTATATGAAGATAAAGACAACCGTCCGATCCTCGTGGGTGAACGAACGAATGTGATCGGCTCAAGGAAATTTAAGCGCTTGATAGCCGAGAATAAAATCGAAGAAGCTTCAGAAATTGCAAGAGCCCAGGTGAAAAACGGAGCTCAGGTCATCGACATCTGTGTGGCTGATCCTGACCGGGATGAAGTGAATGATATGAATACGTTTATCCAGGAAGTCGTGAAGAAAGTGAAGGTCCCGCTTGTCATAGATTCAACTGATGAAGAAGTCCTGGAAACAGCTTTGAGATATTCACAAGGTAAAGTGATCATCAACTCCATCAACTTGGAAGACGGGGAAGAGCGATTTGAAAAAATTACCCCGCTCATTAAGAAGTACGGAGCTGCAGTTGTGGTAGGAACCATCGATGAAAAGGGAATGGGAGTCACGGCACAGCGAAAGGTTGAAATTGCCCAACGGTCCCATGAACTGTTGACGAAGAAATATGGGCTTGCTTCAGAGGATATCATCTTCGATCCGCTTGTATTTCCAGTGGGGACCGGGGATGCACAATATATAGGCTCAGCGAACGCTACCGTTGAAGCGATCAAGAAAATTAAAGAATTGCTCCCCCAGTGTCCACACATACTCGGGATAAGCAACGTCTCGTTCGGTCTGCCTCCTGTAGGGAGGGAAATCCTGAATGCCGTATTCCTATATCACTGTACGAAAGCCGGACTTGATTACGCGATTGTGAATACAGAGAAGCTTGAACGGTTCGCTTCCATTCCAGCAGAGGAGGTGGAACAGGCAGAAAAACTCCTGTTTGAAACAACGGATGCAACGCTTGCAGCTTTTACTGAATTTTATCGTGGAAAGAAAAAAGAGGTAAAAATACCTGTCAATACGATGACTCTGGAAGAACGGCTAGCTCATTATATTGTCGAAGGTACGAAAGAAGGGTTGATTCCCGATCTTGAACTTGCTTTAGAACAATATAGTGCGCCGCTCGATATCATCAATGGTCCTTTAATGGATGGTATGAGTGAAGTGGGACGCTTATTTAATGATAATCAG encodes:
- a CDS encoding methionine biosynthesis PLP-dependent protein yields the protein MKKHIDTILVQSGNRTDERTGAISPAIHLSTAYQHKGIGQSTGFDYTRTGNPTRTILEDTLALLEEGDRGFAFSSGMAAIQAVLSLFSSGDELIVSQDLYGGSYRLFVQYENQYGIRFHFVDTHEENHIVEKINEKTRAIFLETPTNPLMNETSISTVSTIAKDNEILLIVDNTFYTPILQKPIAEGADIVVHSATKYLGGHNDVLAGAVIVRNKELGEKLYTIQNSIGAVLSPFDCWLLLRGMKTLGLRMAQHEKNANEVAEYLTNHDCVTDVLYTGRGGMLSFRISREEWVGPFLEKLDIITFAESLGGVESFITYPATQTHADIPECERNTLGICNRLLRFSVGIENVDDIISDLENVFNQLRGEVLIHE
- the metH gene encoding methionine synthase — encoded protein: MAGTLFEQQLRKKILVLDGAMGTMLQEAGLSPEDFGGEELDGCNEHLVLTAPDVIYNIHREYLLAGADVIETNTFGGTPVVLDEYEIGSKAYEINRTAAEIAKQAANSFSTAERPRFVAGSMGPTTKTLSVTGGISFDELSENYRIQAKGLLDGGVDVLLLETSQDALNVKAANLGIRAACEESGREVPILLSGTIEPMGTTLAGQNIEAFYLSLEHLNPLVVGLNCATGPEFMRDHLRSLSDLATTYVSCYPNAGLPDEEGNYNETPESLSLKMRGFLEKGWLNLVGGCCGTSPEHIRALSDLAKEFQPRIPNEAHAHAVSGIEPFLYEDKDNRPILVGERTNVIGSRKFKRLIAENKIEEASEIARAQVKNGAQVIDICVADPDRDEVNDMNTFIQEVVKKVKVPLVIDSTDEEVLETALRYSQGKVIINSINLEDGEERFEKITPLIKKYGAAVVVGTIDEKGMGVTAQRKVEIAQRSHELLTKKYGLASEDIIFDPLVFPVGTGDAQYIGSANATVEAIKKIKELLPQCPHILGISNVSFGLPPVGREILNAVFLYHCTKAGLDYAIVNTEKLERFASIPAEEVEQAEKLLFETTDATLAAFTEFYRGKKKEVKIPVNTMTLEERLAHYIVEGTKEGLIPDLELALEQYSAPLDIINGPLMDGMSEVGRLFNDNQLIVAEVLQSAEVMKASVAFLEPHMEQSGTSSSSKGKVILATVKGDVHDIGKNLVDIILSNNGYEVKDLGIKVTPQELIEVIRQEEPDIVGLSGLLVKSAQQMVITAQDLRQSNISVPIIVGGAALTRKFTSTKIAKEYEGLVLYAKDAMDGLSIINGVQNEGTRKKWEEESRLKLLETNGAEEKEPAGNSSVAVKVRSTVSTDVQIYVPPDLRPHIIKDFSLNQIHPYINQQMLLGHHLGIKGKVSRLLEERDERTLRIKEITDDLYEKAKNEGLIHASALYQFFPAQSQGDDVIIYDPDDAGKEIERFHFPRQMRNQHLCLADYLRSVESGEMDYVGFFAVTAGREIRKWAAELKEEGRFLESHAIQALALETAEGLAERVHEMMRSRWGFPDPVDLTIQDRFRTKYQGQRFSFGYPACPDLDDQQKLFKLLNPERIGIELTDGCMMEPEASVTAMVFAHPEARYFNVL
- the metC gene encoding cystathionine beta-lyase, which encodes MSEKTYSQQTSLLHSHGYDAHTGAVSTPLYHATTFHQSDFDQYGSYDYSRSGNPTREALEETIAELEGGVEGFAFSSGMAAISTSFLMLSHGDHVLISEEVYGGTYRLITEVLNRFGIQYSFVDMRDLHEVARSIKPNTKVIYIETPSNPLLNITDIEGVVKLAKANNCLTFLDNTFMTPLLQKPLSLGVDVVLHSATKFLAGHSDVLAGIAVTGNEKIAQKLSFLQNSFGAVLGPQDSWLLLRGLKTLHVRLKQSSESAYKIARFLETRDEVEEVYYPGLSYHKGHEIHVRQAKGPGAVLSFRLKGEEEVRKLTKQVDIPVFAVSLGAVESILSYPAKMSHASMPEKERVRRGITSGLLRLSVGLENTDELIKDLEQGLNSLKEVPIKKVINL
- a CDS encoding bifunctional homocysteine S-methyltransferase/methylenetetrahydrofolate reductase: MKPLIQSLKERILIADGAMGTLLYSYGVDRCFEELNLSHPNEVLKVHRDYIEAGADIIQTNTYGANYEKLSRYGLEDSVKEINTAAARLAKKAAGDHTYVIGTIGGIRAIKQNISLEEIKRSFREQLYCLLLEGVDGILLETYYDFEELTTVLKIAKRETDLPVIAQVSLHETGVLQNGMKIKEALHQLELLGADVVGINCRMGPYHMVSSLEEVPVPKSSFLSVYPNASLPNYEEGRFYYSAEPEYFGDISNELREQGARIIGGCCGTTPEHIRAVSKKLKSRVPVTEKKVKTKKSVQLSSQPPKERLLHHQVKEKKTVIVELDPPKHLDTDLFFKGAQALKEEGIDALTLADNPLASPRVSNDAIGTMVKERYDLTPLVHITCRDRNLIGLQSHLMGLHTLGIHNILAITGDPAKIGDFPGAASVYDLSSLELIELIKQNNEGISFSGKSLRQKTQFSVGAAYNPNFRHMDASVKRLERKIKAGADYFISQPIFGVEEMFQVYEATKHLDTPIFIGIMPLLSSRNAEFLHHEVPGIKVPEETRNRMKDAGSDPVHTRAVGMQIAKESLDTALELFNGIYLITPFVRYDMSIELLRYMKEKAVIEKEVPYGRHII